A section of the Petrimonas sulfuriphila genome encodes:
- a CDS encoding MBL fold metallo-hydrolase: MKVRFLGTGTSTGVPEIGCNCEVCTSVDAKDKRLRCSVQVETADSRLIIDCTPDFRQQVMDLPFRKIDGLLITHEHYDHVGGMDDLRPFCRFGPVDVFAETKVKSALMQRIPYCFGEQRYTGVPDIRIRTTDGLHPFFINNTKVIPIRVMHFKLPILGFRINNVAYLTDVKYLPDEELSKLAALDILIVSALRKEKHPSHQTLEEALSLAKKIGAEQTYFTHMSHQIGLHKAISKDLPSSFTLAYDGLELSL, from the coding sequence ATGAAAGTACGGTTTTTAGGTACGGGGACATCTACAGGAGTTCCCGAAATAGGTTGCAATTGTGAAGTATGTACATCAGTCGATGCTAAAGACAAACGGTTAAGATGTTCTGTTCAAGTGGAGACTGCTGATTCACGCCTTATCATCGATTGCACACCCGACTTCAGGCAACAGGTGATGGATTTGCCTTTCAGGAAAATTGACGGGTTGCTCATCACCCACGAACATTATGATCACGTGGGCGGGATGGACGACTTAAGGCCTTTTTGCAGGTTTGGACCCGTCGATGTTTTTGCCGAAACTAAAGTGAAAAGCGCGTTGATGCAACGAATACCCTATTGTTTTGGAGAACAAAGGTACACCGGCGTTCCGGATATCAGGATACGAACAACCGACGGCCTTCATCCTTTCTTTATAAATAACACAAAAGTTATTCCTATCCGGGTCATGCATTTTAAACTCCCCATCTTAGGTTTCCGGATAAATAATGTCGCTTACCTTACCGACGTAAAATATTTGCCCGACGAAGAGCTAAGCAAACTCGCCGCCCTAGATATACTGATAGTAAGCGCATTGAGAAAGGAGAAACACCCTTCACACCAAACACTGGAAGAAGCTCTTTCGTTGGCAAAAAAAATTGGAGCGGAACAAACCTATTTTACACATATGAGTCATCAGATCGGTTTGCATAAAGCGATAAGCAAGGATTTGCCCTCATCCTTTACCCTTGCTTATGACGGATTAGAGTTATCACTGTAA
- a CDS encoding DUF4382 domain-containing protein → MRKEFFKHILSALPILALLFFATSCANENEGLSGGKAQIQFKLTDAPSLDYAKVVIDIQGVKVGVADEYYEDDNDPFYDDTDELDEVEWVTLNISNPGLYNLLDYRNGEMIALAGGEIPAGKISQVRLLLGPDSYVETKDGTEYPLKTPSAQTSGLKFNLHETLLADMMYSFVIDFDAARSVVATGNNKYILKPVIRTYAEAWGATLRGFVLPPEANAFVQITKATDTLISLPEEDGKFLFPGIDEGTWKVEFIADTATEYTNFVMESVPVVKGEIKDVGTVTLVK, encoded by the coding sequence ATGAGAAAAGAATTTTTTAAACACATCCTATCAGCATTGCCCATTCTGGCATTGTTGTTTTTTGCTACAAGCTGTGCAAATGAAAACGAAGGGTTGTCCGGCGGAAAAGCTCAAATTCAGTTTAAACTGACCGATGCCCCATCATTAGATTACGCCAAAGTGGTTATTGACATACAGGGCGTTAAAGTTGGAGTAGCGGATGAATATTACGAGGATGACAACGATCCTTTTTATGATGACACCGATGAATTAGACGAAGTTGAATGGGTTACCCTGAACATTAGCAACCCCGGATTGTATAATTTGCTGGATTACAGAAACGGAGAAATGATCGCCTTGGCCGGTGGAGAAATTCCCGCTGGAAAAATAAGCCAGGTCAGGTTACTGCTGGGCCCCGACAGCTATGTGGAAACTAAGGATGGAACAGAGTATCCCCTTAAGACACCATCTGCACAAACAAGCGGGTTGAAGTTCAATCTTCACGAAACTTTACTTGCCGACATGATGTACAGTTTCGTCATTGATTTTGATGCTGCGCGTTCGGTAGTCGCTACGGGAAATAACAAGTACATTTTAAAACCGGTTATTCGTACGTACGCAGAAGCTTGGGGCGCCACATTGAGAGGTTTTGTCCTCCCGCCGGAAGCCAACGCTTTTGTTCAAATTACCAAAGCAACGGACACATTGATTTCGCTGCCCGAAGAGGACGGTAAATTCTTGTTCCCGGGTATTGACGAAGGTACGTGGAAAGTGGAGTTTATTGCCGACACGGCAACGGAATATACTAATTTTGTAATGGAGAGTGTTCCGGTTGTTAAAGGCGAGATAAAAGATGTAGGCACCGTTACATTGGTAAAGTAA
- a CDS encoding DUF3472 domain-containing protein, whose protein sequence is MNKICSTVLFCCSALFLFSQEVTYEIELNGNAYVTSFQQGASITRSGLEEWVNEKSVIKTFVYFHKTEKIVISIKGDSDKESVIEATFQGKRSKISVPAGRFKIPLGIFQILNTGYQPIELRGISRSGKEFAQIESFVVQSEEQPTYVHDFSDYWGRRGPSVHLRYTMPEDTVEWFYNEVTVPAGNDIPGSYYMANGFGEGYFGIQCNSETERRVLFSVWSPFNTQDPKRIPDSLKIKLLRKGEGVYIGEFGNEGSGGQSFLRYNWKAGKAYKFLTRIKPDGLGNTVYTSYFFASDENRWRLIASFLRPKTHVFYTRAHSFLENFIPGQGYLTRKVLFGNQWFVTSNRKWIEAGESVFTYDETARKQVRLDYRGGYNKQKNLFYLQNGGFFNKSTLYESRFTRKKENKIPKINFSELEKL, encoded by the coding sequence ATGAATAAGATTTGCTCAACAGTTCTCTTTTGCTGTTCCGCCTTATTTTTGTTTTCGCAAGAAGTAACGTATGAAATTGAATTAAATGGAAATGCTTACGTGACTTCTTTTCAACAGGGTGCATCCATCACCCGGTCCGGACTTGAAGAATGGGTCAACGAAAAATCCGTCATCAAGACATTCGTTTATTTCCACAAAACGGAAAAAATAGTGATTTCAATAAAAGGAGATTCGGATAAAGAGTCAGTGATTGAAGCGACTTTCCAAGGGAAGAGGTCAAAAATTTCTGTTCCTGCCGGAAGATTTAAAATTCCTCTAGGGATCTTTCAAATTCTCAACACGGGTTATCAACCCATAGAATTACGGGGTATAAGCAGGTCAGGGAAAGAGTTCGCCCAGATAGAATCGTTTGTTGTTCAATCGGAGGAACAACCAACTTATGTGCACGATTTCTCCGACTATTGGGGTAGGCGAGGGCCTTCTGTTCATCTTCGTTATACAATGCCCGAAGATACGGTTGAATGGTTTTATAACGAAGTCACTGTTCCGGCAGGAAACGATATCCCGGGCAGTTATTACATGGCGAACGGTTTTGGTGAAGGGTATTTTGGAATTCAATGCAATTCCGAAACCGAACGAAGGGTGCTGTTCTCCGTTTGGAGCCCGTTCAACACACAGGATCCAAAACGTATTCCCGACAGTTTAAAGATCAAACTCTTACGAAAAGGAGAAGGAGTCTATATCGGTGAATTTGGAAACGAAGGTTCGGGCGGACAAAGTTTTTTGCGGTACAACTGGAAAGCCGGCAAGGCCTATAAATTCCTGACCCGGATAAAGCCAGACGGACTGGGGAACACCGTGTATACCTCTTATTTCTTTGCTTCCGATGAAAATCGATGGAGGCTGATAGCCAGCTTCCTTAGGCCCAAAACCCATGTTTTTTATACCCGTGCACATTCTTTCCTCGAAAATTTTATTCCTGGACAAGGATACCTGACCCGAAAGGTATTGTTTGGGAATCAATGGTTTGTGACCAGTAACCGGAAATGGATAGAAGCCGGCGAATCGGTTTTCACATACGATGAAACTGCCCGAAAACAAGTCCGGTTGGATTACCGGGGCGGGTACAACAAGCAAAAGAACCTGTTTTATCTTCAAAACGGAGGATTCTTCAACAAATCAACTCTTTACGAATCAAGATTCACAAGGAAAAAGGAAAACAAAATTCCGAAAATAAACTTCTCCGAACTCGAAAAACTGTAA
- a CDS encoding Dabb family protein has product MKHSDRRNFLKQTAALGAIAAAPVLTSCRSKGKGNDISGKFMHHVFFWLKQPDDEKVKRDFREALIKLASVETVRFRHIGTPAATNREIIDTTYTFSLLVVFDDENGHDVYQTHPIHDEFREKYANWWTRVLIYDTK; this is encoded by the coding sequence ATGAAGCATTCTGACAGAAGAAACTTTTTAAAACAAACGGCAGCTTTGGGCGCTATTGCTGCAGCACCAGTACTGACAAGTTGCCGTTCAAAAGGAAAAGGAAACGATATAAGCGGTAAGTTTATGCATCACGTTTTTTTCTGGCTTAAGCAGCCTGACGATGAAAAAGTAAAACGTGACTTTCGCGAAGCGTTAATTAAACTGGCATCTGTGGAAACCGTTCGGTTCAGGCATATAGGTACTCCGGCAGCCACAAACCGTGAAATTATTGATACCACATATACGTTTTCACTGCTTGTTGTTTTCGATGACGAAAATGGACACGATGTGTATCAGACACATCCCATCCACGACGAATTCCGCGAAAAATACGCCAATTGGTGGACACGTGTACTGATTTATGATACAAAGTAG
- a CDS encoding DUF4230 domain-containing protein, whose protein sequence is MRKFKLVIGLTAMFLVLLLTGFIYATFFRPHYAVPENNTLGLLIFGSIIGAVIAFLIFKLIYPSSSIGSSTNVTSHTVVESIRRVFKIVVAEGQLNEIYNYENTKKLLKFIPSTKKALVIVKAKVLIGYDIEKCKWEVDNENKIIKLLTFPAPEILSLDPDFDYYYFEDDLFNFISRKDLQLIQGLAKEQVKQAALNSGLMKIASMQMKTLLTEMLNANKWQLEGVEKIEDYHVIPVTPQKSEITIGDNITLSEVDTLRK, encoded by the coding sequence ATGAGAAAATTTAAACTTGTTATTGGATTGACAGCTATGTTTCTTGTGCTGCTTCTCACCGGATTTATATACGCTACCTTTTTCAGACCGCATTATGCGGTGCCCGAAAACAATACGTTGGGATTATTGATTTTTGGGTCGATCATCGGTGCGGTTATTGCTTTTTTGATTTTCAAATTGATTTACCCATCAAGCAGTATTGGCAGTTCAACGAACGTTACTTCCCATACCGTTGTTGAAAGTATCCGCAGGGTGTTTAAAATTGTGGTAGCTGAAGGCCAGTTGAATGAAATCTATAACTATGAGAACACAAAAAAACTGCTAAAGTTTATTCCTTCGACCAAAAAAGCCCTGGTCATTGTAAAAGCTAAAGTGCTGATTGGTTATGATATTGAAAAATGCAAATGGGAAGTGGATAATGAAAATAAAATAATAAAACTACTCACCTTCCCGGCTCCAGAGATTCTTTCCCTTGACCCGGATTTCGATTATTATTATTTCGAGGATGACCTGTTTAACTTTATTAGCCGGAAAGATTTGCAACTCATTCAAGGGCTGGCAAAAGAACAGGTAAAACAGGCAGCATTAAACAGCGGATTGATGAAAATTGCATCGATGCAGATGAAGACCCTGTTGACCGAAATGCTAAACGCGAATAAATGGCAACTGGAAGGTGTTGAGAAGATTGAGGATTATCACGTGATCCCAGTTACCCCACAAAAATCAGAAATAACCATAGGTGACAACATTACCTTGTCGGAAGTGGACACCCTTCGCAAATAA
- a CDS encoding DUF4382 domain-containing protein, whose protein sequence is MKAILTLFSLFLFAISFTGCSKNDPSINATRLRIKLTDAPVLLISEFNIDIQKIEISTTDNTTSDEKWTTLDFQGGVYNVLPLSNGKSKQIIDQFFPAGVLRKIKITFGNNSKIKTDTGEKDLILDSEIKDGIVVEVNENLYANYITSIMIDINAALSFYESNGNYFLKPVLRIFPEAFGGSLKGYALPVEAMPIVKIVKDKDTLFTIPEKSDGMFLFKGLKAGEWEIAVLSASSLGYRDTLFVDSVFVGKTRELKSKIVLKK, encoded by the coding sequence ATGAAGGCTATTCTAACCCTATTTTCCCTTTTTCTTTTTGCAATCTCTTTTACGGGATGCTCCAAGAACGATCCGAGCATAAACGCCACCCGGCTGAGAATAAAACTTACGGATGCTCCCGTATTACTGATATCGGAATTTAACATAGACATTCAGAAAATTGAAATCTCTACTACCGACAACACCACCAGCGATGAAAAATGGACGACCCTTGATTTCCAGGGAGGGGTTTACAACGTTCTTCCGCTTTCGAACGGAAAATCAAAACAGATTATCGATCAGTTTTTCCCGGCAGGAGTATTGCGAAAAATAAAAATAACGTTTGGAAACAATTCAAAAATTAAAACAGACACAGGGGAAAAAGACCTTATTTTGGATTCCGAGATTAAAGACGGTATTGTTGTGGAGGTCAATGAGAACCTCTATGCCAATTACATCACCAGCATAATGATTGATATCAATGCAGCCCTTTCGTTCTACGAATCCAACGGGAATTATTTTCTTAAACCGGTATTGCGTATTTTCCCAGAAGCGTTTGGCGGGTCGTTAAAAGGGTATGCCCTGCCCGTGGAAGCCATGCCTATCGTCAAAATCGTAAAAGACAAGGATACGCTATTCACCATACCCGAAAAATCCGATGGGATGTTTCTTTTTAAAGGCTTGAAAGCAGGTGAATGGGAAATTGCCGTTTTATCAGCTTCGAGCCTGGGTTACCGGGATACACTTTTTGTGGATTCCGTATTTGTCGGCAAAACACGGGAGTTGAAATCGAAGATTGTCCTAAAAAAATAA
- a CDS encoding SPOR domain-containing protein — protein sequence MKRSIYLMMALSAMLVLAISCKPKQSAYKQVYEAAKEREMQQTASQPTVVKDAGTLPPVEVSVRKEKVEPVLASDAANLKNFSVVIASLSVKLNAESLKTRMQNEGYPVILAENEQGMYRVIVASYDDKASAAAKRDEIYQKYAALGNTDYLRRTYGVPFNDLWILERQY from the coding sequence ATGAAAAGATCAATCTATTTGATGATGGCGCTTTCTGCCATGTTGGTTTTAGCAATTTCCTGTAAACCAAAACAAAGTGCATATAAACAAGTATATGAAGCTGCCAAAGAAAGGGAAATGCAGCAAACGGCGTCACAGCCAACTGTTGTAAAAGATGCCGGCACACTGCCTCCGGTTGAAGTGTCAGTGAGAAAAGAGAAGGTTGAACCCGTTCTTGCTTCAGATGCCGCCAATTTAAAGAACTTCAGCGTAGTAATCGCTTCTTTAAGTGTAAAGCTTAATGCTGAATCGTTGAAGACACGAATGCAAAACGAAGGGTATCCGGTGATTCTGGCCGAAAACGAGCAAGGCATGTACAGGGTTATCGTTGCAAGCTATGATGACAAAGCATCGGCTGCTGCAAAACGCGATGAGATTTACCAAAAATATGCTGCCCTTGGCAATACCGATTACTTGCGAAGAACTTACGGCGTTCCTTTCAACGATCTTTGGATTTTAGAAAGACAGTATTAA
- a CDS encoding TolC family protein: MKYRRFTLFIPLFFIPVFTVNAQSLTIEDCQGMARENYPAIARFNVIENIRSFNLENANRAYYPQLSLNAKATWQSDVTKIDLELPSNFPPLEVPVPDKDQYQVYGQLNQLIWDGGKVSAQKEMIVANAEVEKQKLETEIYSLQERVNQVFFGILLLNEQLTQQGILEKELQRNLEKVQSYVLNGVANDADLSAVKVEQLKTNQQRIQMESALDSYIKILSVLTGRRIDPKTVFVKPPVAEVPDHVVIDRPELRLFTAQENLLNSQKTALNARNRPVISAFAQGGYGKPALNMFENKFKPYVIGGVSFSWNLGSLYTYKQEKKSIEQQKLTLDSERETFLYNLNVQLPQQQNEIKKYRHTMQDDDEIIRLRKQIKDAAEAKVENGTLTVSDLLQEINALEAARQAKSLHEIQYLMSVYKLKFTTNLN, encoded by the coding sequence ATGAAATACAGAAGATTTACATTATTTATACCGCTGTTTTTTATACCCGTGTTCACAGTTAATGCACAATCCCTCACTATCGAAGATTGTCAGGGGATGGCTCGCGAAAATTATCCAGCCATTGCACGGTTTAATGTCATTGAAAATATCAGGAGTTTTAATTTGGAAAACGCTAACAGAGCCTATTACCCGCAACTTTCCCTGAATGCAAAAGCAACCTGGCAAAGCGATGTTACAAAGATTGATCTGGAGCTGCCTTCTAATTTCCCTCCTCTTGAGGTTCCGGTTCCCGATAAAGACCAGTATCAGGTCTATGGCCAATTGAATCAGCTTATCTGGGATGGTGGAAAGGTTTCAGCGCAAAAAGAGATGATCGTCGCCAATGCCGAAGTGGAGAAACAAAAACTTGAAACCGAAATCTATTCGCTTCAGGAACGGGTCAATCAGGTTTTTTTTGGTATTTTACTGCTTAACGAACAATTGACGCAACAGGGTATCCTGGAAAAAGAGTTGCAGCGAAACTTAGAGAAAGTGCAAAGCTACGTGTTAAACGGTGTGGCCAACGATGCCGATTTAAGCGCCGTAAAAGTGGAGCAACTAAAAACAAACCAGCAACGCATTCAAATGGAATCGGCGTTGGACAGTTATATCAAGATCCTTTCCGTTTTGACCGGACGCCGTATAGATCCGAAAACCGTTTTTGTAAAACCACCGGTAGCTGAAGTACCTGATCATGTGGTTATTGACCGTCCCGAACTGCGGTTATTTACGGCTCAGGAAAACCTGCTTAATTCACAAAAAACAGCCCTGAACGCCAGGAACAGGCCTGTTATCAGTGCGTTTGCCCAGGGCGGATACGGAAAGCCGGCATTGAACATGTTTGAAAATAAATTTAAACCGTATGTGATTGGAGGAGTGAGTTTCTCGTGGAATCTCGGCAGCCTGTATACCTACAAACAAGAGAAAAAAAGCATTGAACAGCAAAAACTGACGCTCGATTCAGAGCGTGAGACCTTTCTCTATAACCTGAACGTGCAGCTTCCGCAACAGCAAAACGAAATAAAAAAATACCGCCATACCATGCAGGATGATGACGAGATTATCCGGCTGAGAAAGCAAATAAAAGACGCTGCGGAAGCAAAAGTGGAGAACGGAACGCTGACGGTTTCTGATTTACTGCAGGA
- a CDS encoding TetR/AcrR family transcriptional regulator, with product MEDLTTEQKIAAAARKIFTQKGYAATKTRDIAEEAGINLALVNYYFGSKENLFKQVLKEKFEALFGLMMPVLSDRDISLDEKIRLLVKNYTKLLIENEELPIFVLNELRNNENIFNPILQQARTISQPTIDEQLQHNGFAISTPDFIMNIVSLTIFPFIAKPLFITSGMVKEEDFLQFIENREKLIPEWIFAILKQSQQ from the coding sequence ATGGAAGACTTGACTACGGAACAGAAAATAGCAGCAGCTGCGAGAAAAATATTCACCCAAAAAGGGTATGCGGCGACCAAGACGCGGGACATCGCGGAGGAAGCCGGAATAAACCTGGCATTGGTCAATTACTACTTCGGCAGCAAGGAAAATCTGTTCAAACAGGTTTTGAAGGAAAAATTTGAAGCTCTTTTCGGCTTGATGATGCCCGTTTTATCGGATAGAGATATTTCTCTGGATGAGAAAATCAGGCTTCTTGTCAAGAATTACACGAAATTGTTAATAGAAAATGAAGAGCTGCCCATTTTCGTGCTCAACGAACTAAGAAATAATGAAAATATATTTAACCCCATTTTACAGCAGGCGCGGACAATATCCCAGCCAACCATAGACGAGCAGCTTCAACACAACGGTTTTGCCATTTCCACACCTGACTTTATCATGAATATCGTCAGCCTGACCATCTTTCCCTTTATCGCCAAACCCCTGTTTATCACTTCAGGAATGGTGAAAGAAGAAGATTTTTTACAATTTATCGAAAACAGGGAAAAATTGATCCCTGAATGGATTTTTGCCATCTTAAAACAATCTCAGCAATGA
- a CDS encoding outer membrane protein transport protein encodes MKKFAYFLFSLVFIANYSYSQGEVEALKYSRNELYGTARSMAMGNAFGALGGDITGVSINPAGIAVYRSSEVVGTLGIQQNTAKVGDIDKKVSDFNLHNLGFVGYFPLRNEVMPMINFGFSYNKQKTFNTDINAKGDGKSRMIDYIVDRTNGANNNSGINPNSLLVGDNIPDPFIDQPWLSVLGYNSKLMSPNGNFYNPLNTRNETPFQEIILSERGYIDNYDFTIGTTINNVVNVGLALNISDINHSLSTDFLEDFNSGGYTLNNEIITNGAGVGAKLGVIYRPVNTFRIGLAYHTPTWYSMSEIYKASIDDDLGAYVVDPNYEKGRTYSAKFTNYYDLKTPDKWVLSGAAVLGNSFILSADYEVMNYRNMKLSVPSGSYSSKDWYDIDNDYIKKDFKVASTVRVGTEYRFTPQFSGRLGYAWMQNPYDADFSKAGDAAVSGSNTIYRMEGDTHYLTGGLGYRFNRNFYADLAVVYQTQEDQLYPFPNLFTYNGDTREELVIDASPFTLKNRSVRGLLTLGYRF; translated from the coding sequence ATGAAAAAATTTGCATATTTTCTTTTCTCTTTAGTGTTTATTGCCAACTACTCCTACTCGCAAGGAGAAGTGGAAGCTTTGAAGTATTCCCGAAATGAGCTTTACGGAACAGCACGTTCTATGGCAATGGGCAATGCTTTTGGCGCACTGGGAGGAGACATCACGGGTGTTTCCATCAATCCTGCCGGAATTGCTGTTTACAGGAGCTCAGAAGTAGTGGGTACGTTAGGAATACAACAAAACACAGCCAAGGTGGGTGATATCGACAAAAAAGTGAGTGATTTCAACCTGCATAACCTGGGATTTGTCGGGTACTTTCCCTTGAGAAACGAGGTAATGCCCATGATTAATTTCGGTTTTTCGTACAACAAACAAAAAACGTTCAATACCGATATCAACGCTAAAGGGGATGGTAAGAGTAGGATGATTGATTATATTGTTGATAGAACTAATGGTGCAAATAACAATAGTGGAATTAATCCCAACTCGCTTCTTGTAGGTGATAACATACCCGACCCATTTATCGATCAACCTTGGTTATCTGTTTTAGGATATAATTCAAAGTTAATGTCTCCTAACGGAAATTTTTATAATCCGTTGAACACTAGGAACGAAACACCATTTCAAGAAATTATACTTTCAGAAAGAGGTTATATCGATAATTACGATTTTACCATCGGAACCACTATAAATAATGTGGTGAATGTTGGATTAGCACTGAATATATCTGACATCAACCACTCTCTTTCTACCGATTTTCTGGAAGACTTTAACAGCGGAGGTTATACACTGAACAACGAAATAATAACAAACGGTGCCGGAGTTGGTGCCAAGCTGGGGGTAATTTACCGTCCGGTTAATACATTCAGGATTGGTTTGGCATACCATACACCTACCTGGTACTCTATGTCAGAAATTTATAAGGCAAGTATTGATGATGATTTAGGTGCCTATGTAGTTGATCCCAATTATGAAAAAGGTAGAACTTATTCTGCCAAATTCACCAATTACTACGATTTAAAAACTCCCGATAAATGGGTGCTAAGCGGTGCCGCAGTTTTAGGAAACAGTTTTATCTTGAGTGCCGATTACGAAGTGATGAACTATCGGAACATGAAACTGAGCGTGCCTTCCGGTAGTTATTCCAGCAAAGATTGGTACGATATTGATAACGATTACATCAAAAAAGATTTTAAAGTTGCATCTACTGTAAGGGTGGGTACAGAATACCGTTTTACTCCGCAATTTTCAGGAAGATTGGGTTACGCATGGATGCAGAACCCGTATGATGCTGATTTTTCTAAAGCAGGAGATGCCGCTGTATCTGGTTCAAACACCATCTACAGAATGGAAGGTGATACCCATTACCTCACCGGAGGATTGGGTTATCGGTTCAACAGAAATTTCTATGCCGATCTGGCGGTGGTTTATCAAACCCAGGAAGACCAGCTGTATCCGTTTCCGAACCTGTTTACCTATAACGGTGATACACGGGAAGAACTAGTTATTGATGCATCTCCCTTTACCCTGAAAAACAGATCCGTAAGAGGATTGCTGACACTCGGGTACAGGTTTTAG